In Zobellia roscoffensis, the following are encoded in one genomic region:
- a CDS encoding DUF4280 domain-containing protein translates to MARRDYVVEGGMLECTLGTAPGEILVTSQQKVKIKKKLKATNNDKTLKPPFFGSCTCSSPNPPCSPIFEDWQMTSKKSKMGDKRFVMMDSKIQCGKGGLVTVKDTGQNLVGTGKEELELDEKYPELKGEIIFANGYLSSSIGGALNAVLDLNPDEPNPDLQRGHNTNEVDMIDGEDILLDSELEEINAKTSIENKKEAEGAAIKYKSLKFVPYSYPYPLSMSPGIPTMSGIPAMIPVLEDNYLNIPTDIKSSPKFTGQEKKNVFWGYWNQLGNNRKGSETYAKYFNAENNEHFLNGSHGLGSNGPHRLDHGIAQGYHWAKYQWGIIPKQEVDDSKEKVPYIESYSPAYKPITIVMHSQGNAPGAGFALGAMKYANELGWDKMALNLIYLGVHQPKNLWEEEYENFVKVKTNHYQADSDFWDSLAAWERAALVSGGKPAKIALGLSQYLKNKPEDQNILKYLNGISELFGSEHHKLRNKRGIYEHLKAITDFNALKDRSVQFTFANDRADIVCRDGDIPKIDCACNPKIDSSLFSVEFFGNGLSDKNMNEYLNNQGKEILSMPSGGEVVIPSHAAVPRLKAEENENDPSIIEIKEWADYRSLALDWGEAMGEYINAKKAYEKVAGRKFSLKDLFFTAPYLYDKAEENVKLAVMNNRYRKLIRQYGRIQIADLYAHFAPVSFIHNEKILKHPDFENDGLGGTVWERIKKVGQDKFYRVEYGTGEGQGEMTSEQKRIIQKDYVKGEGISKMVDTGIANSAYIKDVIDTFSNDRAASDELYKEPVRSDAEQQVVDELLKQFGDTSAQRELDKLKSLERVLRENQIKSIHTKVVTKKLLK, encoded by the coding sequence ATGGCAAGAAGAGACTATGTAGTAGAGGGTGGAATGTTGGAATGCACATTAGGCACAGCACCAGGCGAAATATTGGTGACTTCACAACAAAAAGTAAAAATCAAAAAGAAGTTAAAAGCGACCAACAATGATAAAACGCTCAAACCTCCTTTTTTTGGTTCCTGCACCTGCTCTTCCCCTAATCCACCATGTTCCCCTATTTTCGAAGATTGGCAAATGACAAGTAAAAAATCAAAAATGGGAGATAAGCGCTTTGTCATGATGGATTCTAAAATACAATGTGGCAAAGGCGGTTTGGTAACTGTGAAAGATACAGGTCAAAATCTAGTCGGTACAGGAAAAGAAGAGCTTGAGCTTGATGAAAAATATCCAGAACTCAAAGGAGAAATCATTTTTGCGAACGGCTATCTCAGTTCTTCTATTGGTGGAGCTTTAAATGCGGTATTAGACTTGAACCCTGATGAGCCTAATCCAGATTTACAACGAGGACACAATACAAACGAAGTCGATATGATAGATGGGGAGGATATTCTATTAGACTCCGAACTTGAAGAAATCAATGCAAAAACTTCAATAGAAAATAAAAAAGAAGCTGAAGGTGCCGCTATCAAATACAAATCTTTAAAATTCGTTCCCTATAGTTATCCGTATCCTCTAAGTATGTCTCCTGGAATTCCTACAATGTCAGGAATACCTGCAATGATTCCTGTCCTTGAAGATAATTATCTAAATATTCCTACAGATATTAAAAGCTCTCCTAAATTTACGGGACAAGAGAAGAAAAATGTATTTTGGGGATACTGGAACCAATTAGGAAATAACAGAAAGGGATCCGAAACTTATGCTAAGTACTTTAATGCCGAAAACAATGAGCATTTTTTAAACGGATCACATGGATTGGGTTCCAATGGCCCCCACCGTTTAGACCATGGTATTGCACAAGGTTACCATTGGGCTAAATACCAATGGGGAATTATCCCAAAACAAGAAGTTGATGATTCCAAGGAAAAAGTGCCCTATATAGAAAGTTATTCTCCTGCCTATAAGCCTATTACCATTGTTATGCATAGCCAAGGAAATGCACCGGGCGCCGGTTTTGCACTGGGTGCAATGAAATATGCGAATGAGCTAGGCTGGGACAAAATGGCCTTGAACCTTATTTATCTAGGAGTACACCAACCCAAAAACCTTTGGGAAGAAGAGTACGAGAATTTTGTAAAGGTAAAGACTAACCATTATCAAGCAGATAGCGATTTTTGGGATTCGTTAGCCGCTTGGGAGCGTGCTGCTTTGGTGTCTGGTGGGAAACCAGCTAAAATTGCGCTAGGGCTTTCTCAGTACTTAAAAAATAAACCCGAAGATCAAAATATTTTGAAGTACCTGAACGGCATTTCTGAATTATTTGGTTCCGAACACCACAAATTACGTAACAAAAGAGGTATTTACGAACATTTGAAGGCTATTACCGATTTCAATGCTTTGAAAGATAGATCAGTGCAATTCACTTTCGCCAATGATCGAGCCGATATTGTTTGTAGGGACGGAGATATTCCAAAAATAGACTGTGCCTGTAATCCTAAAATAGATAGTTCGCTTTTTAGTGTGGAGTTTTTTGGTAATGGCCTTTCAGATAAAAATATGAACGAATACCTGAACAATCAAGGTAAAGAAATTTTAAGTATGCCCTCGGGTGGTGAGGTGGTTATACCATCCCATGCAGCGGTGCCTAGGTTAAAAGCAGAAGAAAATGAAAATGACCCGTCAATAATCGAGATTAAAGAATGGGCCGATTATCGCAGTCTCGCATTAGATTGGGGTGAGGCCATGGGTGAGTATATAAATGCAAAAAAAGCCTATGAAAAAGTAGCCGGTCGTAAATTCAGTTTAAAGGACCTCTTTTTTACCGCCCCTTACCTTTATGATAAAGCCGAAGAAAACGTCAAACTTGCCGTGATGAACAATCGATATCGTAAATTAATTCGCCAATATGGACGCATTCAGATTGCCGACTTGTATGCCCATTTTGCTCCGGTATCGTTTATACACAATGAGAAAATATTAAAGCATCCTGACTTCGAGAATGATGGTCTTGGCGGCACTGTTTGGGAGCGTATAAAAAAGGTAGGCCAGGATAAGTTCTATCGGGTTGAATATGGAACGGGTGAAGGACAGGGAGAAATGACCTCAGAACAAAAGAGAATTATACAAAAAGATTATGTTAAGGGAGAGGGTATAAGTAAAATGGTAGATACTGGCATAGCTAATTCCGCTTATATTAAAGATGTTATAGATACCTTTAGCAATGATAGAGCGGCTTCGGATGAACTTTACAAAGAACCCGTTCGCTCTGATGCCGAACAGCAAGTGGTTGACGAGCTATTGAAACAGTTCGGCGACACAAGTGCACAACGAGAATTAGATAAACTAAAATCTTTAGAACGTGTATTGCGGGAGAATCAAATAAAATCCATTCATACTAAAGTTGTAACAAAAAAGCTACTTAAATAA